Proteins encoded in a region of the Mucispirillum schaedleri ASF457 genome:
- the gltB gene encoding glutamate synthase large subunit: MYPENTGLYNSQYEKDACGVGLIADLENIPTHQTVKNGITILKNLMHRGATGGDPETGDGAGILTSLPDEFFRKAVKEKLPEYGKYGVAVIFGGENIEDDIEKILTEKCGEIICWRDVPIDINAVGKAARVTCPKIRQIFIKSKYDNNAQFERKLFTARRLIEIKFKNVYISSMSSKSIVYKGLFMATQVENFYLDLKDDSFKSPIALVHQRYSTNTFPTWELAHPFRYIAHNGEINTLKGNLNNLACRELQFSSELLGEDLKEILPLIKDGQSDSASLDNMFELLVASGRDLCHAMLMLIPQAWGSKYHMGKDVRAFFEYNSALIEPWDGPAAVAFSDGINAGAILDRNGLRPARYTVTTDNVLVLASETGVLDIPEDKVLKKGRLRPGEIIYCDLENHRIIYDAAVKKTAARNLPYRRWINENRIYVHGLFESLSPAEPSKNIIKKQKLFGYTKEDFDFIIKPMAEKGAEAVGSMGNDAALAVLSEKPQLLFNYFKQLFAQVTNPPIDSIREDLVMSLITFIGNKGNILEDGEHHARVIELPRPIITNDELKRLRNISEEGFKSAVINISFKNDLEQSLKNIAEKAVAKVKEGCPILILSDKNIEDGYTPTPSLLAATAVNKALSKAGIRSESAIILETGEAREVMHFALLLGYGATAVCPYLALESISALVDDNEIKADRVKAAENYVKAVDKGLLKVMSKMGISTLRSYRSGQLFEAVGLNSDIIKEYFTGTASRINGIGLKEIEYEALIRRKAADENNDNMLSSGGLYHYRKDGENHLWTPESITLFRQAVQGNNKEKYKSYAKLINEQSKHLCTLRGLFEFATAVPVPLEEVESASSIVKRFVTGAMSLGSISPEAHETIAIAMNKLGGMSNCGEGGEDPERYKPNAKGEIRNSAVKQIASGRFGVTIEYLTNAKELQIKMAQGAKPGEGGQLPGHKVDTFIAKLRHSMPNVSLISPPPHHDIYSIEDLAQLIYDLRNSNPEARISVKLVSEAGVGTIAAGVAKAHSDVILISGHDGGTGASPLTSIKHAGLPWELGLAEAQQTLVLNKLRGRVRLQTDGQLKTGRDVIIAALLGAEEFGFATTVLASLGCVMMRQCHSNTCPVGIATQDKELRKKFTGKVEYIENFLMFVAEEVREYLAALGFRTLDEAVGRSDLLHMNKAIEFYKAKNFDFSKILHTVSGKEIKYSGTSSYVLENYDREFLLAPFKESIETGKTKTIDLEIKNINRTVGTELSHNVAKKYGLKGLENDTINVNFRGCAGQSFGAFLSHGITFNLEGEANDFVGKGISGGKIIVKPAKNATFKASENVIAGNVIGYGGTSGKIFLNGQAGERFAIRNSGFISVVEGIGDHGCEYMTGGRVVILGNTGVNFAAGMTGGIAYVLDMSNDFDLRCNTNSVDLENIEPNSDDEKELLSLLNEHIKYTDSPKAKEITADWENYRDMFVKVFPVDYKKALQSMKENSSN; the protein is encoded by the coding sequence ATGTATCCTGAAAATACAGGGCTTTATAACAGCCAATATGAAAAAGATGCCTGTGGTGTGGGGCTTATTGCTGATTTAGAAAATATACCAACACATCAAACTGTAAAAAATGGTATTACAATTTTAAAAAATTTAATGCACAGAGGAGCAACAGGCGGAGACCCTGAAACTGGTGACGGTGCTGGTATCCTTACTTCTCTGCCAGATGAATTTTTTAGAAAAGCAGTAAAAGAAAAACTGCCAGAATATGGCAAGTATGGTGTTGCTGTTATTTTTGGCGGAGAAAATATTGAAGATGATATTGAAAAAATTTTAACAGAAAAATGTGGCGAAATTATCTGCTGGCGGGATGTGCCTATTGATATTAATGCAGTAGGTAAAGCTGCAAGAGTTACATGTCCTAAAATAAGGCAAATATTTATAAAAAGTAAATATGATAATAATGCACAATTTGAAAGAAAACTTTTTACAGCAAGAAGGTTGATAGAAATTAAATTTAAAAATGTATATATATCTAGTATGTCATCAAAAAGTATAGTATATAAAGGGCTTTTTATGGCAACTCAGGTAGAAAACTTTTATCTGGATTTAAAAGATGATTCTTTTAAATCACCTATTGCATTAGTTCACCAAAGATACAGCACAAATACATTTCCTACATGGGAGCTTGCTCACCCATTCAGGTATATTGCTCATAATGGTGAAATAAACACATTAAAAGGTAATTTAAATAATCTTGCATGCAGAGAATTGCAGTTTTCATCAGAGCTTTTAGGAGAAGATTTAAAAGAAATTCTGCCTCTAATTAAAGATGGCCAAAGCGACTCTGCATCTCTTGATAATATGTTTGAACTGCTTGTTGCAAGCGGCAGAGATTTATGCCATGCAATGCTTATGCTTATACCACAGGCATGGGGCTCAAAATACCACATGGGTAAAGATGTAAGAGCATTTTTTGAATATAATTCAGCATTAATTGAACCATGGGACGGTCCTGCTGCTGTTGCTTTTTCAGATGGCATTAATGCTGGAGCAATACTTGATAGAAACGGACTTCGTCCAGCAAGATACACTGTTACTACTGATAATGTCTTAGTGCTTGCTTCTGAAACAGGTGTTCTTGATATTCCTGAAGATAAAGTGTTAAAAAAAGGCAGACTTCGTCCTGGAGAAATTATATACTGTGATTTAGAAAACCATAGAATTATATATGATGCAGCCGTTAAAAAAACTGCTGCTAGAAACCTGCCATATAGAAGATGGATTAATGAAAATAGAATATATGTTCATGGACTTTTTGAATCACTTTCCCCTGCTGAACCATCAAAAAATATTATAAAAAAGCAAAAACTTTTTGGATATACTAAAGAAGATTTTGATTTTATTATTAAACCAATGGCAGAAAAAGGAGCAGAAGCTGTTGGCTCAATGGGAAATGATGCTGCTTTGGCAGTATTAAGTGAAAAGCCACAGCTTTTATTTAACTATTTTAAACAGCTTTTTGCTCAGGTTACTAACCCGCCAATAGATTCTATAAGAGAAGATTTGGTAATGAGCCTTATTACATTTATTGGCAATAAAGGCAATATATTAGAAGATGGTGAACACCATGCAAGAGTAATTGAGCTTCCAAGACCAATTATTACAAATGATGAGCTTAAAAGACTTAGAAATATTAGTGAAGAAGGCTTTAAATCTGCTGTTATTAATATATCATTTAAAAACGATTTAGAGCAGTCTTTAAAAAATATTGCAGAAAAAGCTGTTGCAAAAGTAAAAGAAGGCTGTCCTATTTTAATACTCAGTGATAAAAATATTGAAGACGGATATACACCAACCCCGTCTCTACTTGCTGCTACTGCTGTAAACAAAGCATTATCAAAAGCAGGAATACGCTCAGAATCAGCAATTATTTTAGAAACAGGTGAAGCTAGAGAAGTTATGCACTTTGCACTGCTTTTAGGGTATGGTGCAACAGCTGTATGCCCTTACCTCGCACTTGAAAGCATATCTGCCCTTGTTGATGATAATGAAATAAAAGCAGATAGAGTTAAAGCTGCTGAAAACTATGTTAAAGCCGTTGATAAAGGGCTTTTAAAAGTAATGAGTAAAATGGGAATTTCCACATTAAGAAGTTATAGAAGCGGTCAGCTTTTTGAAGCAGTTGGCTTAAACAGTGATATTATAAAAGAATACTTTACAGGCACTGCAAGCCGTATTAATGGTATAGGTTTAAAAGAAATAGAGTATGAAGCATTAATTAGAAGAAAAGCAGCTGATGAAAATAATGACAATATGCTTTCTTCTGGCGGACTGTATCATTACAGAAAAGATGGAGAAAATCATTTATGGACACCTGAGAGCATAACATTATTTAGACAAGCTGTTCAAGGCAATAATAAAGAAAAATATAAATCTTATGCAAAACTTATTAATGAGCAGTCAAAACATTTATGCACATTAAGGGGACTTTTTGAATTTGCAACAGCAGTGCCTGTGCCTTTAGAAGAAGTTGAAAGTGCATCATCTATTGTTAAAAGATTCGTGACTGGTGCTATGTCACTTGGCTCTATCAGTCCAGAAGCTCATGAAACAATAGCTATTGCTATGAATAAATTAGGTGGAATGAGTAACTGTGGTGAAGGTGGTGAAGACCCAGAAAGATATAAACCTAATGCAAAAGGTGAAATTAGAAACAGTGCTGTAAAACAAATAGCAAGTGGCAGGTTTGGGGTAACAATAGAATATTTGACTAATGCAAAAGAACTGCAAATTAAAATGGCACAAGGTGCAAAACCCGGTGAAGGTGGTCAGCTTCCAGGTCATAAAGTAGATACTTTTATTGCAAAATTAAGACATTCTATGCCAAATGTAAGCTTAATTTCTCCTCCACCACACCATGATATATACTCTATTGAAGATTTAGCTCAGCTTATATATGATTTGCGTAACTCTAACCCAGAAGCAAGAATATCTGTAAAACTTGTTTCAGAAGCAGGTGTTGGCACAATTGCTGCAGGTGTTGCAAAAGCTCATTCAGATGTAATATTAATAAGTGGTCATGATGGTGGCACTGGTGCTTCTCCATTAACAAGCATTAAACATGCTGGTCTGCCTTGGGAATTAGGGCTTGCAGAAGCTCAGCAGACACTTGTTTTAAATAAACTTCGCGGCAGAGTAAGACTGCAGACTGACGGACAGTTAAAAACAGGCAGAGATGTTATTATTGCTGCCCTTTTAGGTGCAGAAGAGTTTGGATTTGCTACAACAGTTCTTGCAAGTTTAGGTTGTGTTATGATGAGGCAGTGCCATTCAAATACATGCCCTGTTGGTATTGCTACTCAAGATAAAGAGTTAAGGAAAAAATTTACAGGTAAAGTAGAATATATTGAAAATTTCCTTATGTTTGTTGCAGAAGAAGTAAGAGAATATTTAGCTGCTCTTGGATTTAGAACTCTTGATGAAGCTGTTGGCAGAAGTGATTTATTGCATATGAATAAAGCAATAGAATTTTATAAAGCTAAAAATTTTGATTTTTCAAAAATTCTGCATACTGTAAGCGGTAAAGAAATAAAATACAGCGGAACATCATCTTATGTGCTTGAAAACTATGATAGAGAATTTTTACTTGCTCCATTTAAAGAAAGTATTGAAACAGGTAAAACTAAAACTATTGATTTAGAAATAAAAAATATTAACAGAACTGTTGGAACAGAGCTTTCTCATAATGTGGCTAAAAAATACGGCTTAAAAGGTTTAGAAAATGATACTATCAATGTAAACTTTAGAGGCTGTGCTGGACAGAGCTTTGGTGCATTTTTATCACACGGTATCACATTTAATTTAGAAGGGGAAGCAAATGACTTTGTTGGTAAAGGTATTTCTGGCGGCAAAATCATTGTAAAACCAGCAAAAAATGCAACATTTAAAGCATCAGAAAATGTTATAGCTGGTAATGTTATTGGATATGGTGGCACAAGTGGTAAAATATTCTTAAATGGTCAGGCTGGTGAAAGGTTTGCTATTAGAAACAGTGGCTTTATATCAGTTGTAGAAGGTATTGGCGACCATGGATGCGAATATATGACAGGTGGCAGAGTTGTAATACTTGGCAATACTGGTGTAAACTTTGCAGCAGGTATGACTGGCGGTATTGCTTATGTTCTTGATATGAGTAATGACTTTGACTTACGCTGCAACACAAACTCTGTTGATTTAGAAAATATTGAGCCAAACAGTGATGATGAAAAAGAGCTTTTATCACTGCTGAATGAACATATTAAATATACAGACAGCCCAAAAGCAAAAGAAATAACTGCAGACTGGGAAAATTATAGAGATATGTTTGTAAAAGTATTTCCTGTTGATTATAAAAAAGCATTACAGTCAATGAAAGAAAACAGCAGCAACTAA
- a CDS encoding glutamine synthetase III translates to MSFSKRYLTINAIAENKAKEYAKAEKATLEHYGEDVFNAKAIREYLPKKSAEKLLNTINNRALLDPEIAADVAHGMKQWAIERGATHFTHWFQPLTGSTAEKHDSFLDIEGENAIFAFSAKNLIVGEPDASSFPSGGLRRTFEARGYTAWDPTSPAFIKRHTNGATLCIPTAFCSYTGEALDKKTPLLRSIQCLSLSTQRLMKCFGLKEEKVTITLGAEQEYFLIDKRFYLHRSDLLQTGRTLFGATPPKHQQLEDHYFGSIHQRVLYFMNEVEHELWRLGVPAKTRHNEVAPGQFELAPMFEDLNLAVDHNMLIMDTLRLIADRHGFVCLLHEKPFAGVNGSGKHNNWSINYGDINLLNPGNNPQQNAVFLTVLSGIIRAVDSHADMLRATVAHAGNDHRLGANEAPPAIISIYLGDQLNEVIENIEKGENNSKHKAGVMQIGVDTLPNLPKDATDRNRTSPFAFTGNKFEFRAPGSSQSCSGLMTVLNTIVADSFDYISEQLESHIGNEEAFNNALQKVLKDIIKTHKRVIFNGDGYTDEWKDEAARRGLPNAVNTMDALRSLVNDKNINLFGKYGVYSKKELQSRFEVFLEEYHRKIRIEGEVALNIVRNNILPAVIEEFKTELSAVKSATDAGITVGVDALKRNVELLGKGLEDLTEKTEKMEKAVTGLHEEILEAMAELREVVDRLEKIVSDTLWPLPKYREMLFIK, encoded by the coding sequence ATGAGTTTTTCAAAACGATACTTGACTATTAATGCTATTGCAGAAAATAAAGCAAAGGAATATGCAAAAGCAGAAAAAGCAACATTAGAACATTATGGTGAAGATGTTTTTAATGCAAAAGCTATTAGAGAATATTTACCAAAAAAATCAGCAGAAAAGCTATTAAATACTATTAATAATAGAGCACTGCTTGACCCAGAAATAGCAGCTGATGTTGCTCATGGTATGAAACAGTGGGCGATAGAAAGAGGTGCAACTCATTTTACACACTGGTTTCAGCCTTTAACTGGCTCAACTGCTGAAAAGCATGATTCTTTTTTAGACATAGAAGGTGAAAATGCTATATTTGCATTTTCTGCTAAAAATTTAATTGTTGGTGAGCCTGATGCTTCATCTTTCCCATCAGGTGGTTTACGCAGAACATTTGAAGCAAGAGGATACACTGCATGGGACCCTACAAGCCCAGCATTTATTAAACGCCATACAAATGGTGCTACTTTATGTATCCCAACAGCTTTTTGTTCATATACTGGGGAAGCTCTTGATAAAAAAACACCACTTTTACGCTCTATTCAGTGTCTTTCATTATCTACTCAAAGGCTTATGAAATGTTTTGGTTTAAAAGAAGAAAAAGTTACAATAACTCTTGGTGCTGAACAGGAATATTTTTTAATAGATAAAAGATTTTATTTACACAGATCAGACCTTTTGCAGACTGGCAGAACATTGTTTGGTGCAACACCGCCAAAACATCAACAATTAGAAGACCATTATTTTGGCTCAATACATCAAAGAGTGCTTTATTTTATGAATGAAGTTGAACATGAATTATGGAGATTAGGAGTTCCTGCAAAAACCCGTCATAATGAAGTTGCTCCTGGACAGTTTGAACTTGCACCAATGTTTGAAGATTTAAATTTAGCAGTTGACCATAATATGCTTATTATGGATACACTTCGTCTTATAGCAGACAGGCATGGATTTGTTTGTCTTTTACATGAAAAACCATTTGCAGGAGTAAATGGCAGTGGTAAACATAATAATTGGTCTATAAATTATGGGGATATTAATCTTTTAAATCCTGGTAATAACCCTCAGCAGAATGCTGTATTTTTAACTGTATTATCTGGTATTATTAGAGCTGTTGATTCTCATGCTGATATGCTGAGAGCTACAGTTGCCCATGCAGGAAATGACCACAGACTTGGAGCAAATGAAGCACCACCTGCTATTATTTCTATTTATCTTGGAGACCAGCTTAATGAAGTAATTGAGAATATAGAAAAGGGAGAAAATAATTCTAAACATAAAGCAGGAGTTATGCAGATAGGTGTAGATACTCTTCCAAATTTACCAAAAGATGCAACTGACAGGAATAGAACAAGTCCTTTTGCATTTACTGGCAATAAATTTGAATTTAGGGCACCAGGCTCAAGCCAGTCATGTTCTGGTCTAATGACAGTATTAAATACTATTGTGGCAGATTCTTTTGATTATATTTCTGAACAGCTTGAAAGCCATATAGGTAATGAAGAAGCATTTAATAATGCACTTCAAAAAGTGTTAAAAGATATTATTAAAACACATAAAAGAGTTATCTTTAACGGCGATGGATATACAGATGAATGGAAAGATGAAGCAGCACGCAGGGGACTTCCAAATGCTGTTAATACAATGGATGCACTTCGCAGTTTAGTAAATGATAAAAATATTAATCTTTTTGGTAAGTATGGAGTTTATTCAAAAAAAGAACTTCAATCAAGGTTTGAAGTATTTTTGGAAGAATATCACCGTAAAATACGAATTGAAGGCGAAGTAGCATTGAATATAGTTCGTAATAATATTTTACCTGCTGTAATAGAAGAATTTAAAACAGAGCTTTCTGCTGTAAAATCTGCAACTGATGCAGGAATTACTGTTGGTGTTGATGCATTAAAAAGAAATGTAGAGCTTTTAGGTAAAGGTCTTGAAGATTTAACAGAAAAAACTGAAAAAATGGAAAAAGCTGTTACAGGACTTCATGAAGAAATACTTGAAGCAATGGCAGAATTAAGAGAAGTTGTTGATAGATTAGAAAAAATAGTATCAGATACTTTATGGCCGCTTCCTAAATACAGAGAAATGCTTTTTATAAAATAA
- the carA gene encoding glutamine-hydrolyzing carbamoyl-phosphate synthase small subunit: protein MSFNWKEKRLKKAFLALENGEVFKGCSFGACVDKLGETVFNTGMSGYEGIISDPSYAGQFVSLTAPEIGNYGIDLKFLESRSLFLNGLIVCNINEPSNYSSQISLQDMLKQHNIPAITGIDVRRLTLMLREQGSLKGFLHCSDENISIEEAVAKAKAWEGLDNQDYANRVTAGEVFKWNNEGTYKVVAYDFGIKYNILRSLAAHDMQITCVPAGYDPVKVMEMKPDGVFLSNGPADPSSLYYAINAAKYFTGKVPLMGICLGHQIMGISAGCSCYRLKFGHHGLNHPVKNLITNQVEITSQNHNFALDIKNIPSCLEITHINMNDNTLEGIRHKTEPFFSVQYHPEAAPGPNDSLYLFETFRKMMEC from the coding sequence ATGAGTTTTAATTGGAAAGAGAAACGCTTAAAAAAAGCTTTTCTTGCCCTTGAAAATGGAGAAGTATTTAAGGGTTGTTCTTTTGGTGCCTGTGTTGATAAACTTGGGGAGACAGTTTTTAATACAGGAATGAGTGGGTATGAAGGTATCATAAGTGACCCATCTTATGCAGGTCAGTTTGTTTCGCTTACTGCTCCAGAAATAGGTAATTATGGTATTGATTTAAAGTTTTTAGAATCACGCAGTCTTTTTTTAAACGGGCTTATAGTTTGTAATATAAATGAACCATCTAACTATTCATCTCAAATAAGTTTACAGGATATGTTAAAACAACATAATATTCCAGCTATTACAGGAATAGATGTAAGAAGACTTACATTAATGCTTAGGGAGCAGGGCTCTTTAAAAGGTTTTTTACATTGCAGTGATGAAAATATTTCAATTGAAGAAGCAGTTGCAAAAGCTAAAGCATGGGAAGGGCTTGATAATCAGGATTATGCAAATCGTGTTACAGCTGGTGAAGTGTTTAAATGGAATAACGAAGGCACATATAAAGTTGTGGCTTATGATTTTGGTATAAAATATAATATATTAAGAAGTCTTGCAGCTCATGATATGCAGATTACTTGTGTGCCAGCTGGATATGACCCTGTAAAAGTTATGGAAATGAAACCAGATGGTGTGTTTTTATCAAACGGACCAGCTGATCCATCATCTCTTTATTATGCAATAAATGCAGCAAAATATTTTACAGGAAAAGTGCCTTTAATGGGTATATGTTTAGGGCATCAGATTATGGGAATTTCTGCAGGATGCTCATGTTACAGGTTAAAATTTGGGCACCATGGTCTTAACCATCCTGTAAAAAATTTAATAACTAATCAGGTAGAAATAACATCACAAAACCATAACTTTGCCCTTGATATTAAAAATATACCATCATGCTTAGAAATAACTCATATAAATATGAACGATAATACATTAGAAGGTATCAGACATAAAACAGAGCCATTTTTCAGTGTCCAGTATCATCCTGAAGCTGCACCTGGACCAAACGATTCACTTTATCTTTTTGAAACTTTTAGAAAAATGATGGAGTGTTAA
- the carB gene encoding carbamoyl-phosphate synthase large subunit: protein MPKRNDIKKIMIIGAGPIVIGQGCEFDYSGVQACKALKNEGYEIVLVNSNPATIMTDPEFADRTYIEPLSADILHEIIRRERPDAILPTLGGQTALNLAVELYDKGILKRYGVEMIGASVKSINKAEDRQLFKKTMREIGLDLPRSGSAHTMQEAAAVAEVIGTWPLIIRPGFTLGGTGGGIAHNKEEFQQIVTRGLFESRNSEVLIEESLLGWKEYEMEVMRDKKNNSVIVCSIENFDPMGVHTGDSITVAPIQTLTDREYQAMRDDSLRVMQAIGVETGGANVQWAVNPKDGRRIIIEMNPRVSRSSALASKATGFPIAKIAALLAVGYTLDELINDITGETPACFEPALDYIVTKIPRFTFEKFQNADSTLGTQMKSVGEAMAIGKTFKQSFQKALRSLEIGRSGFGADGKDDVYENMTDEELNIALQVPKADRVFAVRAAFKKGYSVDTVYEYSKIDKYFLRHLQEITAFEDEIKSAGSLDGLSKDKELFIQTKEFGFSDKQIAFLLNVTEKAVRDKRKEINIAPGYAAVDTCAGEFYAKTPYYYSSYSEYSEPARLENSRESIMVLGGGPNRIGQGIEFDYCCVHASFALKASGYDCIMVNSNPETVSTDYDISDKLYFEPLTIEDVLHIYEREKCAGVIVQFGGQTPLNLARELENCGVNIIGTNPDSIEFAEDRDRFQKLINKLNIKQPENGIAYKEQEALDIAERIGYPVLVRPSFVLGGRGMVIAYTRETLEKYIKYAVQLSNDNPILIDKFLNDAVEVDVDCISDGKTTVIGSIMEHVEPAGIHSGDSAAVIPTMTLSKEILDTIRSHTFALAKELNVCGLMNIQYAVHNNHVYIIEANPRASRTAPFVSKSIGEPLVKYAVRCMLGETLSQIGFTEEIIPPYTTVKEAVFPFSKFIGADIFLSPEMHSTGEVMGMDTSKGLAYLKSQIAAGGKLPESGNIFVSLNNKDKERAVPYLKDLAELGFNIYATEGTSTMLYDNNIKSNAIFKISKGRPNLVDLLNENKIQWIIMTREDGEDAITDEIKTRSIALLKGVPMTSTFSGIAAACDGLKEKADFGRFEVYSLQEYHRKIKLKNN, encoded by the coding sequence ATGCCTAAAAGAAATGATATTAAAAAAATAATGATTATAGGTGCAGGACCTATTGTAATAGGGCAGGGCTGTGAGTTTGACTATTCTGGAGTGCAGGCATGTAAGGCTTTAAAAAATGAAGGTTATGAAATAGTGCTTGTAAATTCAAATCCTGCTACTATTATGACAGACCCTGAATTTGCAGATAGAACATATATTGAGCCATTATCAGCAGATATTTTGCATGAAATAATAAGAAGAGAAAGACCAGATGCTATTCTTCCTACTCTTGGAGGACAGACTGCATTAAATTTAGCTGTAGAGCTTTATGATAAAGGTATATTAAAAAGATATGGCGTAGAAATGATTGGAGCTTCTGTTAAAAGTATTAATAAAGCAGAGGACAGGCAGCTTTTTAAAAAGACTATGAGAGAAATTGGGCTTGATTTACCACGATCAGGCTCAGCACATACTATGCAGGAAGCTGCTGCGGTTGCTGAAGTTATTGGTACATGGCCTTTAATTATACGCCCGGGCTTTACTCTTGGAGGAACAGGCGGCGGTATTGCTCATAATAAAGAAGAATTTCAGCAAATAGTAACCCGTGGTCTTTTTGAAAGCCGAAACAGTGAAGTTTTAATTGAAGAATCACTTCTTGGCTGGAAAGAATATGAAATGGAAGTGATGAGAGATAAAAAAAATAATTCAGTCATAGTATGCTCTATTGAAAACTTTGACCCAATGGGAGTGCATACTGGAGACTCTATTACTGTTGCACCTATCCAAACATTAACTGATAGAGAATATCAGGCAATGCGTGATGACAGTTTGCGAGTTATGCAGGCAATAGGTGTGGAAACTGGCGGAGCAAATGTTCAATGGGCAGTAAATCCAAAAGATGGCAGAAGAATTATTATTGAAATGAACCCTAGGGTATCACGCTCTTCTGCACTTGCTTCAAAAGCAACAGGTTTTCCTATTGCAAAAATTGCAGCATTACTGGCAGTTGGCTATACTCTTGATGAATTAATTAATGATATAACAGGTGAAACACCAGCTTGTTTTGAGCCTGCTCTTGACTATATAGTTACAAAAATCCCACGATTTACCTTTGAAAAATTTCAAAATGCAGATTCCACTCTTGGCACTCAAATGAAATCAGTTGGGGAGGCAATGGCTATTGGGAAGACTTTTAAACAGTCATTCCAAAAAGCACTTCGTTCACTTGAAATAGGCAGAAGTGGTTTTGGTGCAGATGGCAAAGATGATGTTTATGAAAATATGACAGATGAAGAATTAAATATTGCACTGCAAGTGCCTAAAGCAGACAGAGTATTTGCAGTAAGGGCAGCATTTAAAAAAGGTTATTCTGTTGATACTGTATATGAATATTCTAAAATAGATAAATATTTTTTAAGGCATTTACAGGAAATAACAGCTTTTGAAGATGAAATAAAATCAGCTGGTAGTTTAGATGGTTTATCAAAAGATAAAGAGCTTTTTATTCAAACTAAAGAGTTTGGATTTTCTGATAAACAAATTGCATTTTTATTAAATGTAACAGAAAAGGCTGTTAGAGATAAAAGAAAAGAAATAAATATTGCACCAGGTTATGCAGCAGTTGATACATGTGCTGGTGAATTTTATGCAAAAACTCCATATTATTATTCATCTTACAGTGAATATTCTGAGCCTGCACGGCTTGAAAATAGTAGAGAATCTATTATGGTATTAGGGGGCGGTCCAAACAGGATTGGTCAGGGTATAGAATTTGATTACTGCTGTGTTCATGCTTCATTTGCTTTAAAAGCCTCAGGGTATGATTGTATTATGGTAAACTCTAACCCAGAAACAGTTTCAACAGATTATGATATTAGTGATAAACTTTATTTTGAGCCTTTAACTATTGAAGATGTTCTGCATATTTATGAAAGAGAAAAATGTGCTGGTGTTATAGTGCAGTTTGGTGGTCAAACACCTTTAAACCTTGCAAGAGAGCTTGAAAACTGTGGTGTAAATATTATTGGAACTAATCCAGACAGTATAGAATTTGCAGAAGACAGGGACAGATTTCAAAAACTTATTAATAAGCTTAATATAAAACAGCCGGAAAATGGTATTGCTTATAAAGAGCAGGAAGCATTAGATATTGCTGAAAGAATAGGTTATCCAGTTCTTGTGCGTCCATCATTTGTTTTAGGTGGCAGAGGTATGGTTATAGCTTATACTCGTGAAACCCTTGAAAAATATATAAAATATGCAGTGCAGCTTTCTAATGATAATCCTATATTGATAGATAAATTCTTAAATGATGCAGTGGAAGTTGATGTAGACTGTATATCAGACGGAAAAACTACTGTTATTGGTAGTATTATGGAACATGTGGAGCCAGCTGGTATTCATTCAGGAGATTCTGCTGCTGTTATTCCTACAATGACATTAAGCAAAGAAATACTTGATACTATCAGAAGCCATACATTTGCATTAGCAAAAGAATTAAATGTATGCGGTCTAATGAATATACAATATGCAGTGCATAATAATCATGTATATATTATTGAGGCAAACCCTAGAGCATCAAGAACTGCACCTTTTGTAAGCAAATCTATTGGTGAACCCTTAGTTAAATATGCAGTTAGATGTATGCTTGGAGAAACATTGTCACAAATTGGCTTTACTGAAGAAATTATCCCACCATATACAACAGTGAAAGAAGCAGTATTTCCATTTTCTAAATTTATAGGGGCAGATATTTTTTTAAGCCCAGAAATGCACTCTACTGGTGAAGTTATGGGTATGGATACAAGCAAAGGGCTTGCATATCTTAAATCTCAAATAGCTGCAGGTGGCAAACTTCCAGAAAGTGGCAATATTTTTGTATCCCTTAATAATAAAGATAAAGAAAGGGCTGTGCCTTATTTAAAAGATTTAGCAGAGCTTGGGTTTAATATTTATGCAACAGAAGGCACTTCTACTATGCTTTATGATAATAATATTAAATCAAATGCAATATTTAAAATATCAAAAGGGCGTCCAAACCTTGTAGACCTTTTAAATGAAAATAAAATTCAGTGGATTATAATGACAAGAGAAGATGGGGAAGATGCAATTACTGATGAAATTAAAACACGCTCTATTGCATTATTAAAAGGTGTGCCTATGACATCTACTTTTTCAGGCATTGCAGCTGCTTGTGACGGTTTAAAAGAAAAGGCAGATTTTGGCAGATTTGAAGTATACTCTTTACAGGAATATCATAGAAAAATTAAATTAAAAAATAATTAA